A genomic segment from Malaclemys terrapin pileata isolate rMalTer1 chromosome 1, rMalTer1.hap1, whole genome shotgun sequence encodes:
- the FZD4 gene encoding frizzled-4 codes for MGLRGRCRLLLGLLLLLPGAARGFGEDEERRCDAIRIAMCQNLGYNVTKMPNLVGHELQADAELQLTTFTPLIQYGCSSQLQFFLCSVYVPMCTEKINIPIGPCGGMCLSVKRRCEPVLKEFGFAWPDSLNCSKFPPQNDHNHMCMEGPGDEEVPLHSKTSLQPGEECHTMGSNSEQYIWVKRSLSCVLKCGYDAGLYSRSAKEFTDIWMAVWASLCFISTAFTVLTFLIDSSRFSYPERPIIFLSMCYNIYSIAYIVRLTVGRERISCDFEEAAEPVLIQEGLKNTGCAIIFLLMYFFGMASSIWWVILTLTWFLAAGLKWGHEAIEMHSSYFHIAAWAIPAVKTIVILIMRLVDADELTGLCYVGNQNLDALTGFVVAPLFTYLVIGTLFIAAGLVALFKIRSNLQKDGTKTDKLERLMVKIGVFSVLYTVPATCVIACYFYEISNWAIFRYSADDSNMAVEMLKIFMSLLVGITSGMWIWSAKTLHTWQKCSNRLVNSGKVKREKRADGWVKPGKGNETVV; via the exons ATGGGGCTGCGGGGCCGCTGCCGCCTCCTGCTggggctactgctgctgctgcccggcGCGGCGCGCGGCTTCGGGGAGGACGAGGAGCGGCGCTGCGATGCCATCCGCATCGCCATGTGCCAGAACCTGGGCTACAACGTCACCAAGATGCCCAACCTGGTGGGGCACGAGCTGCAGGCGGACGCGGAGCTGCAGCTCACCACCTTCACCCCGCTCATCCAGTACGGCTGCTCCAGCCAGCTCCAG ttcttcctttgtTCAGTCTATGTTCCAATGTGCACAGAGAAGATTAACATCCCAATAGGTCCCTGCGGTGGCATGTGCCTTTCCGTCAAAAGAAGATGTGAACCTGTTCTGAAAGAATTTGGATTTGCCTGGCCAGACAGTCTAAACTGCAGTAAATTTCCACCCCAGAATGACCACAATCACATGTGTATGGAGGGTCCAGGGGATGAAGAGGTTCCCCTTCACAGCAAGACATCCTTGCAGCCAGGAGAAGAGTGTCACACAATGGGATCTAATTCAGAGCAGTATATCTGGGTAAAAAGAAGCCTGAGCTGTGTCCTTAAGTGTGGCTATGATGCTGGTCTCTATAGCAGATCAGCTAAGGAATTCACTGATATCTGGATGGCCGTGTGGGCTAGCCTGTGCTTCATATCAACAGCCTTCACAGTCCTGACCTTCCTGATTGATTCATCCAGATTTTCCTACCCTGAGCGCCCCATCATATTTCTGAGCATGTGCTACAATATTTATAGCATTGCTTATATCGTGAGGCTGACTGTAGGCCGGGAAAGGATATCCTGTGATTTTGAAGAGGCAGCAGAACCTGTTCTTATCCAAGAAGGTCTTAAGAACACAGGATGTGCTATAATTTTCTTACTGATGTATTTTTTTGGGATGGCTAGCTCCATCTGGTGGGTGATTCTGACATTAACATGGTTTCTAGCAGCAGGACTCAAATGGGGCCATGAGGCTATAGAAATGCACAGCTCCTATTTCCATATTGCAGCCTGGGCTATCCCTGCAGTGAAGACCATAGTCATCTTGATTATGAGACTAGTAGATGCAGATGAGCTCACTGGTCTGTGTTATGTTGGCAACCAGAACCTAGATGCACTCACTGGCTTTGTCGTTGCTCCGCTTTTCACCTACTTGGTTATTGGAACTTTATTCATAGCAGCAGGCTTAGTGGCCTTATTTAAAATCAGGTCTAATCTTCAAAAAGATGGGACTAAAACTGACAAGCTGGAAAGACTGATGGTCAAAATTGGTGTCTTTTCAGTGCTATACACTGTCCCAGCTACATGTGTAATTGCATGTTACTTCTATGAAATCTCCAACTGGGCTATCTTCCGCTATTCAGCGGATGATTCCAATATGGCAGTGGAGATGCTTAAAATTTTCATGTCTCTGCTGGTGGGTATCACATCTGGCATGTGGATTTGGTCGGCCAAGACTCTGCACACGTGGCAGAAGTGCTCTAACAGACTGGTGAACTCAGGGAAAGTGAAACGAGAGAAGAGAGCGGATGGTTGGGTGAAACCTGGGAAAGGGAATGAGACTGTGGTGTAA